The following are encoded in a window of Gemmatimonadota bacterium genomic DNA:
- a CDS encoding SOS response-associated peptidase, with protein MCGRYGLALSEEELRELFEGADVPAAYQPRYNIAPTQEALVARGTEAGPELVWARWGLIPYGEDAVRAGARHINARSETAAARWPFRDAFARRRCLVPASGFYEWRASAGGKLPYWIQAAGPLTLAGLWEPGRGGDPPSFTILTRDAPAGLAHIHDRVPVVVAPEWRRAWLDNPTPAGELQTVMRDLPPPLRAHPVSRRVNRAGEDDPALVEPVDEPLELPLE; from the coding sequence ATGTGTGGCCGCTACGGCCTGGCGCTCTCGGAGGAGGAGCTGCGGGAGCTCTTCGAGGGTGCGGACGTCCCCGCGGCCTATCAGCCGCGCTACAACATCGCGCCGACGCAGGAGGCCCTGGTGGCGCGCGGGACGGAGGCGGGCCCCGAGCTGGTCTGGGCGCGTTGGGGCCTGATCCCGTACGGCGAGGACGCGGTGCGGGCAGGGGCGCGTCATATCAACGCCCGCTCCGAGACCGCAGCGGCCCGCTGGCCGTTCCGCGACGCCTTCGCCCGGCGACGCTGCCTGGTGCCCGCCAGCGGCTTCTACGAGTGGCGCGCATCGGCCGGAGGCAAGCTGCCCTACTGGATCCAGGCAGCGGGTCCCCTGACGCTGGCCGGGCTCTGGGAGCCGGGACGGGGGGGCGATCCCCCGTCGTTCACGATCCTGACCCGCGATGCGCCGGCGGGCCTGGCCCACATCCACGACCGGGTGCCGGTCGTGGTGGCCCCGGAGTGGCGGCGGGCCTGGTTGGACAACCCTACGCCGGCAGGCGAGCTTCAGACCGTGATGCGCGACCTCCCTCCGCCGCTCCGGGCCCATCCCGTGTCGCGGAGGGTGAACCGGGCCGGCGAGGACGACCCGGCCCTGGTCGAGCCGGTGGACGAGCCCTTGGAGCTACCGCTGGAATGA
- a CDS encoding succinylglutamate desuccinylase/aspartoacylase family protein has protein sequence MSSSAVADRVGFDVERVLGRVRGERAGPSLVVVGGLHGNEPAGVLALKRVLADLSGRADRVRGELVALSGNRRALRVGRRFLVRDLNRAWSPKRIAYLRAADATLEAGEDQEQAELLTEMERAFADARGPVHVLDLHTTSGAGAPFSTACDTLRNRRFALEVPAPFVLGLEERVEGTLMDWVDGLGHTVMVFESGQNQDPAAVDRAEGAVWLALVAAGVIEEADAPEATRARTALRAERGDIPRVLEFRYRHPVTPAAQFKMLPGFKSFQRVRKGQVLAQDIQGDVTAPATARILMPLYQEQGEDGFFIVREFRFVWLKVSEVLRRLHADRIAHWLPGIRRVAGYDDRLLVNRRVARWYALELLHLLGYRRERESGAALLVQRRPGE, from the coding sequence ATGTCCAGTAGTGCCGTCGCGGATCGAGTGGGCTTCGACGTCGAGCGTGTGCTCGGTCGCGTCCGCGGAGAACGCGCCGGTCCCTCGCTCGTGGTGGTGGGCGGACTGCACGGGAACGAGCCGGCCGGCGTCCTGGCGCTGAAGCGGGTGCTGGCCGACCTCAGCGGCCGTGCGGATCGGGTCCGGGGCGAGCTCGTGGCGCTATCGGGGAATCGGCGGGCGCTGCGTGTCGGCCGACGGTTCCTGGTCCGGGATCTCAATCGAGCGTGGAGTCCCAAGCGGATCGCGTACCTGCGGGCCGCCGACGCCACCCTGGAGGCCGGGGAGGACCAGGAGCAGGCGGAGCTCCTGACGGAGATGGAGCGCGCCTTCGCGGACGCGCGGGGCCCGGTGCACGTCCTGGACCTGCACACGACCTCCGGCGCGGGCGCTCCGTTCAGCACCGCCTGTGATACCCTGCGCAACCGACGCTTCGCCCTGGAGGTGCCGGCGCCGTTCGTCCTCGGTCTGGAAGAGCGCGTCGAGGGCACGCTGATGGACTGGGTGGATGGGCTCGGTCATACCGTGATGGTCTTCGAGAGCGGACAGAACCAGGACCCGGCGGCGGTCGACCGGGCGGAAGGGGCGGTCTGGCTGGCGCTGGTCGCGGCCGGCGTGATCGAGGAGGCGGATGCCCCGGAAGCGACCCGCGCGCGGACCGCTCTGCGCGCAGAGCGCGGGGACATCCCGCGGGTGCTGGAGTTCCGCTACCGGCACCCGGTGACGCCGGCGGCGCAGTTCAAGATGCTGCCCGGGTTCAAGAGCTTCCAACGCGTGCGCAAGGGTCAGGTCCTGGCGCAGGACATCCAGGGAGACGTCACGGCTCCGGCCACGGCCCGCATCCTGATGCCGCTGTATCAGGAGCAGGGGGAGGACGGGTTCTTCATCGTGCGCGAGTTCCGCTTCGTCTGGCTCAAGGTCTCGGAAGTGCTGCGCCGCCTGCATGCCGATCGCATCGCGCACTGGCTGCCGGGGATCCGCCGGGTCGCGGGCTACGACGATCGGCTGCTCGTCAACCGCCGGGTCGCGCGCTGGTATGCGCTCGAGCTGCTGCATCTGCTGGGGTACCGCCGCGAGCGCGAGAGCGGCGCCGCACTCCTCGTCCAGCGCCGTCCCGGCGAATGA
- a CDS encoding glutamate-cysteine ligase family protein, with amino-acid sequence MGRQDVTAPGAADVRLFTRALLRDLQALERMLAEGMIESGVRRFGAEQELFLVNQGWRPAPVAMEVLERLGAGPFVTELARFNLEFNLDPHLLRGTCFSELEREIDTRIAEVRRAAAELGCDAVLTGILPTLGKSDLTLDNMTPKDRYYALNEAMNRMRGGSYRLRIIGIDDLNVEHDSVMLEACNTSAQVHLQVDADEFARFYNVAQAVTGPIMAAATNSPVLFGKRLWAETRIALFQQSLDTRSTTLHMRELQPRVRFGDRWLDESVLELFQEDIAHFRILLATDPGEDPLEVLDRGEIPRLRALQLHNGTVYRWNRPCYGISEGKPHLRIECRVLPAGPSVLDEVANAALWIGAVLGGVKHYGDIRPRLPFDIARANFLAASRMGMRAGFYWTDNTSMSAQTLLEEEVIPLARAGLADAGIASEDIERYMGVVEERVQRRATGAAWTLNSLAAMQGQGTQAERLAAVTAATAARQREGRPVHEWPLARIEEAGDWAPSYLTVEQYMSTALYTVHEDELVDLVAFLMDRNVIRHVLVENDDHELVGVVSYRSLLRMVAQGRNPNMDPLPVRTIMARDPVTVTPQTPTLEAIELMRGRRLSCLPVVNRGKLVGIVTESDFMPIAYQLLSDSLKEKT; translated from the coding sequence ATGGGTCGACAGGACGTGACCGCACCGGGAGCGGCGGACGTTCGGCTCTTCACCCGCGCGCTGCTGCGCGATCTGCAGGCGCTCGAGCGCATGCTGGCGGAGGGCATGATCGAGTCGGGTGTCCGACGCTTCGGGGCCGAACAGGAGCTCTTCCTGGTCAATCAGGGCTGGCGTCCGGCGCCCGTGGCCATGGAGGTGCTGGAGCGGCTCGGCGCGGGGCCCTTCGTCACCGAGCTCGCGCGCTTCAACCTGGAGTTCAACCTCGATCCCCATCTGCTCCGCGGGACCTGCTTCTCCGAGCTGGAGCGGGAGATCGACACGCGGATCGCGGAGGTGCGGCGGGCGGCGGCCGAGCTGGGGTGCGATGCGGTGCTGACGGGCATCCTGCCCACGCTCGGCAAGTCGGATCTCACCCTCGACAACATGACGCCGAAGGACCGCTACTACGCGCTCAACGAAGCCATGAACCGCATGCGGGGCGGGAGCTACCGGCTGCGCATCATCGGCATCGACGACCTGAATGTCGAGCATGATTCCGTCATGCTCGAAGCGTGCAACACGAGCGCACAGGTGCACCTGCAGGTGGACGCGGATGAGTTCGCCCGCTTCTACAACGTGGCGCAGGCGGTGACCGGCCCCATCATGGCGGCGGCCACGAATTCTCCAGTGCTCTTCGGGAAGCGGCTGTGGGCCGAGACGCGCATCGCGCTCTTCCAGCAGTCGCTGGATACGCGCAGCACCACGCTGCACATGCGGGAGCTGCAGCCGCGCGTCCGTTTCGGCGATCGCTGGCTGGACGAGAGCGTCCTGGAGCTCTTCCAGGAGGATATCGCCCACTTCCGCATCCTGCTCGCCACCGACCCGGGCGAGGATCCGCTTGAGGTGCTGGATCGCGGCGAGATCCCCCGCCTGCGGGCGCTGCAGCTCCACAACGGCACGGTGTACCGCTGGAACCGGCCCTGCTACGGGATCTCCGAAGGGAAGCCGCATCTGCGCATCGAATGCCGGGTGCTGCCGGCTGGACCTTCCGTGCTGGACGAAGTGGCGAACGCGGCCCTGTGGATCGGCGCCGTCCTGGGCGGGGTCAAGCACTACGGGGACATCCGCCCCCGCCTGCCGTTCGACATCGCGCGCGCCAACTTCCTGGCCGCGTCGCGCATGGGCATGCGGGCGGGCTTCTACTGGACGGACAACACGTCCATGTCGGCACAGACGCTGCTGGAGGAGGAGGTCATCCCCCTCGCGCGGGCGGGGCTGGCCGACGCGGGCATCGCCTCCGAGGACATCGAGCGGTACATGGGCGTCGTCGAGGAGCGGGTGCAACGCCGGGCCACCGGTGCTGCCTGGACCTTGAACTCGCTGGCGGCGATGCAGGGGCAGGGGACCCAGGCGGAGCGGCTGGCGGCGGTCACGGCGGCGACGGCGGCGCGGCAGCGGGAGGGCCGCCCGGTACACGAATGGCCTCTGGCGCGCATCGAGGAGGCCGGGGATTGGGCCCCGAGCTATCTTACGGTGGAACAGTACATGAGCACGGCGCTCTACACCGTCCATGAGGACGAGCTGGTGGATCTCGTGGCGTTCCTGATGGATCGCAACGTCATCCGCCACGTCCTGGTCGAGAACGACGACCACGAGCTGGTGGGCGTCGTGTCGTACCGGTCGCTGCTGCGCATGGTCGCGCAAGGGCGCAACCCCAACATGGATCCATTGCCGGTGCGTACGATCATGGCCCGCGACCCGGTGACGGTCACGCCGCAGACACCCACGCTGGAGGCCATCGAGCTCATGCGCGGTCGACGCCTGTCCTGTCTGCCCGTGGTCAACCGCGGCAAGCTCGTCGGCATCGTGACCGAGAGCGACTTCATGCCCATCGCCTACCAGCTGCTGTCCGATTCCCTCAAGGAGAAGACGTGA
- a CDS encoding nitroreductase family protein → MAHGERVPLSGYQERSDAELRERARRFATEVAARRTVREFSARPVPREVLEACLQAALSAPNGANRQPWHFVVVTDPGLKRQVREAAEAEERRFYEGGAPEEWLEALAPLGTDADKPFLEEAPVLIAIFAESYELRSDGTRVKNYYVQESVGIATGLLITALHQAGLATLTHTPSPMRFLNDLLDRPYHERPFLLLVVGHPAAGATVPAITRKPFRHVVTFRDGG, encoded by the coding sequence GTGGCGCACGGGGAGCGGGTCCCCCTGTCGGGGTACCAGGAGCGGTCGGACGCGGAGCTCCGCGAGCGGGCCCGCCGCTTCGCCACGGAGGTGGCCGCCCGGCGCACCGTCCGGGAGTTCTCCGCCCGGCCCGTGCCCCGGGAGGTGCTCGAAGCGTGTCTGCAGGCGGCGCTGAGCGCACCGAACGGCGCCAATCGCCAGCCCTGGCACTTCGTGGTGGTGACCGATCCAGGGCTGAAGCGACAGGTCCGTGAGGCGGCCGAGGCCGAGGAGCGCCGGTTCTATGAGGGCGGTGCTCCGGAGGAGTGGCTGGAGGCCCTGGCGCCGCTGGGTACGGACGCGGACAAGCCGTTCCTGGAGGAGGCGCCCGTCCTGATCGCCATCTTTGCCGAGAGCTACGAGCTGCGGTCGGACGGCACCCGCGTCAAGAACTACTACGTCCAGGAGTCGGTGGGAATCGCCACGGGCCTGCTCATCACGGCGCTGCACCAGGCCGGGTTGGCGACCCTGACGCACACGCCCTCACCGATGCGCTTCCTGAACGACCTGCTCGATCGTCCCTATCACGAGCGGCCGTTCCTGCTGCTCGTGGTCGGCCATCCAGCGGCGGGCGCGACCGTGCCCGCGATCACCCGGAAGCCGTTCCGCCACGTCGTGACCTTTCGCGACGGCGGCTGA
- a CDS encoding STAS domain-containing protein: MRGHGRDDRTPGLALVGAAAVTSADEAGREPLETALIFDFSNTDTLDVKSLSWLLTAQRMATENDQTVWLAGLPTRVWALFRAMGLDEYFRVFPNEVQDAD, encoded by the coding sequence ATGAGAGGACATGGACGGGACGATCGCACGCCGGGCCTGGCCCTGGTCGGCGCCGCTGCCGTGACCTCGGCGGACGAGGCTGGCAGAGAGCCACTGGAGACCGCGCTGATCTTCGACTTCTCCAACACGGACACGCTGGACGTGAAGAGCCTGTCGTGGCTTCTCACCGCCCAGCGCATGGCCACGGAGAACGACCAGACCGTATGGCTCGCAGGCCTCCCGACGCGGGTGTGGGCGCTCTTCCGCGCGATGGGCCTGGATGAGTACTTCCGGGTGTTCCCGAACGAGGTGCAGGACGCCGACTGA
- a CDS encoding M20/M25/M40 family metallo-hydrolase, whose amino-acid sequence MSESRHRLAVTLVLLGGAASGACRDGAARVDPADAAAAVAGITEADVLARIGLLAADSMRGRATPSPELEQVAVWIAAEMRRFGLEPAFDTSYIQRYPLGPAGDATLPTAPNVAALLPGSDPTLRDEVVLFSAHMDHVGVGAPDASGDSIWNGADDDASGTAAVLELAEAFATLDPAPRRSLVFLLVSGEERGLLGSAAFVADPPVPVETMVAGLNVDMVGRNWTDTIVAIGREHSDLGRTLDAVGAAHPELGMTAIDDLWPEESFYTRSDHFNFARAGVPVLFFFNGVHEDYHRPSDEVERIDGEKAARITRLLFWLGLEIADRDEAPRWNAASRARIVRPR is encoded by the coding sequence GTGAGCGAGTCGCGCCACCGGCTCGCGGTCACGCTCGTCCTGCTGGGTGGAGCGGCTTCCGGCGCGTGCCGCGATGGCGCTGCCCGCGTCGATCCTGCCGACGCGGCCGCAGCCGTCGCCGGGATCACGGAGGCGGACGTGCTCGCGCGCATCGGTCTCCTCGCCGCCGACTCCATGAGGGGTCGCGCCACGCCCAGCCCCGAGCTGGAGCAGGTGGCGGTGTGGATCGCCGCCGAGATGCGGCGCTTCGGCCTGGAGCCCGCCTTCGACACCTCCTACATCCAGCGCTACCCGCTGGGGCCCGCCGGAGACGCCACGCTCCCTACGGCGCCCAACGTGGCGGCGCTGCTCCCCGGCAGCGATCCGACGCTACGGGACGAGGTCGTGCTGTTCAGCGCCCACATGGATCACGTGGGCGTCGGCGCGCCCGATGCGAGCGGCGACAGCATCTGGAACGGTGCCGATGACGACGCTTCCGGCACCGCCGCCGTGCTCGAGCTGGCCGAGGCCTTCGCGACCCTCGACCCGGCGCCTCGACGTTCCCTGGTGTTCCTCCTGGTGTCGGGCGAGGAGCGCGGGCTGCTCGGGAGCGCCGCGTTCGTGGCGGATCCGCCGGTCCCGGTGGAGACGATGGTGGCGGGCCTCAACGTCGACATGGTCGGGCGGAACTGGACGGACACGATCGTCGCGATCGGACGGGAGCACTCCGACCTGGGGCGGACCCTGGATGCGGTGGGTGCCGCCCACCCGGAGCTGGGCATGACGGCGATCGACGACCTCTGGCCCGAGGAGAGCTTCTACACGCGCTCGGACCACTTCAACTTCGCGCGCGCAGGCGTGCCGGTGCTGTTCTTCTTCAACGGCGTGCACGAGGACTACCACCGTCCGTCGGACGAGGTCGAGCGCATCGACGGCGAGAAGGCCGCGCGCATCACGCGCCTGTTGTTCTGGCTGGGTCTGGAGATCGCCGACCGGGACGAGGCGCCTCGCTGGAACGCAGCCAGCCGCGCGCGCATCGTGCGTCCTCGCTGA
- a CDS encoding zf-HC2 domain-containing protein translates to MPHLSDGELHAYLDGALEQLERGASERIREHLEQCAGCRRRLDEERVLHERADALLAGAAPARVAVPSFEELRRRAQEGAPAPGADAPRSARPWTPPWGLAWAATLVLALGVGWASRGVVGPGDGVVPERFEGMTASAPVADAAADVSEEARRAEAEEAVAELTDRLRDAAPDAGAAAPSARMRAQAEPAPPEEDRVAGAQRRAVAGAAPPVPETVTAMRADPQAASADRAKMEAEADAPVPSTAPQSDAQATEPLAVPGLDVLVIEPDAGVPGQPGVRILQRLHQGDTLELRYFGILSATDAGLGESRPGRIRMRDLPNPALEPGWSQVVMRRGSGWLVARAPMPRESLQFLLRMLQ, encoded by the coding sequence ATGCCGCACCTCTCTGACGGCGAGCTGCACGCCTACCTGGACGGCGCGCTGGAGCAGCTCGAACGCGGAGCCTCCGAACGGATCCGCGAACACCTCGAGCAGTGCGCCGGATGTCGGCGCCGGCTCGACGAGGAGCGTGTGCTCCATGAGCGGGCGGACGCGCTGCTCGCCGGCGCCGCTCCGGCGCGCGTCGCCGTCCCCTCCTTCGAGGAGCTGCGGCGGCGCGCCCAGGAAGGCGCTCCCGCGCCGGGCGCGGACGCGCCGCGCTCCGCGCGGCCCTGGACGCCCCCGTGGGGCCTCGCGTGGGCGGCGACGCTCGTGCTGGCGCTGGGGGTGGGGTGGGCGTCGCGCGGCGTGGTCGGTCCGGGCGATGGCGTGGTCCCGGAGAGGTTCGAAGGCATGACGGCCAGCGCACCGGTCGCCGATGCCGCGGCGGACGTGTCGGAGGAGGCCCGGAGGGCCGAAGCCGAGGAGGCCGTGGCCGAGTTGACGGATCGGTTGCGCGACGCGGCCCCGGACGCAGGGGCCGCTGCGCCGTCGGCGCGGATGCGGGCGCAGGCCGAGCCGGCCCCGCCCGAGGAGGACCGCGTGGCTGGCGCGCAGCGCCGCGCGGTCGCGGGGGCTGCCCCGCCTGTGCCGGAGACCGTCACGGCGATGAGGGCGGACCCGCAGGCGGCCAGCGCCGACCGGGCCAAGATGGAGGCCGAGGCGGACGCACCCGTTCCCTCGACCGCCCCGCAGTCGGACGCGCAGGCCACCGAGCCGCTCGCGGTCCCCGGCCTCGATGTCCTGGTCATCGAGCCGGACGCGGGCGTTCCCGGCCAGCCGGGTGTGCGGATCCTGCAGCGCCTGCATCAGGGCGACACGCTGGAGCTGCGCTACTTCGGGATCCTCAGCGCGACGGACGCGGGGCTCGGCGAGTCGCGGCCCGGGCGGATCCGCATGCGAGACCTGCCCAACCCCGCGTTGGAGCCGGGCTGGAGCCAGGTCGTGATGCGGCGTGGGAGCGGGTGGCTCGTGGCGCGCGCACCGATGCCGCGTGAATCGCTCCAGTTCCTCCTGCGGATGTTGCAGTGA
- a CDS encoding sigma-70 family RNA polymerase sigma factor, whose amino-acid sequence MHADVDWADLYRSVFPDLVRYLYRKVWDEERANELAQEVFVRALRETPERPRAWLFTVAANLARDEIRTVIRRKKHLTLLKGEMDAERPQQEGPDRVLEAEERTRDVRGALDALSERDREILLLWDAGLSYGEIAEQTGLAAGAVGTTLSRARKRLVEAWEQREDSDAAPL is encoded by the coding sequence GTGCATGCCGACGTGGATTGGGCCGACCTCTATCGTTCCGTCTTCCCCGACCTCGTCCGGTACCTGTACCGGAAGGTCTGGGACGAGGAGCGGGCGAACGAGCTCGCGCAGGAGGTCTTCGTGCGCGCGCTCCGGGAGACCCCGGAGCGCCCGCGCGCCTGGCTCTTCACCGTGGCGGCCAACCTGGCGCGCGACGAGATCCGCACCGTGATCCGACGCAAGAAGCACCTGACCCTGCTCAAGGGAGAGATGGACGCCGAACGCCCACAGCAGGAAGGACCGGACCGGGTCCTCGAGGCCGAGGAGCGCACGCGCGACGTGCGCGGCGCGCTCGACGCGTTGAGCGAGCGGGACCGCGAGATCCTGCTGCTGTGGGACGCGGGGCTGAGCTACGGCGAGATCGCCGAGCAGACCGGTCTGGCCGCGGGTGCGGTGGGTACGACCCTGTCTCGGGCGCGCAAGCGCCTGGTCGAAGCCTGGGAGCAACGGGAGGACAGCGATGCCGCACCTCTCTGA
- a CDS encoding DUF3052 domain-containing protein — MARKLGLEAGQRVGVRNAPAHLETLLEGGGPLPRLLRFSPRGARYERILWFVPDQAALGRGIATVTERLDVDGRLWVCWPKKRSPLFRDLTEDGVREQAFPLDLVDVKVCAVDEDWSGLALVFRKERRAAVAAGR; from the coding sequence TTGGCCCGGAAGCTGGGCCTGGAGGCCGGACAGCGCGTGGGCGTGCGCAACGCGCCCGCGCACCTGGAGACGCTCCTGGAGGGGGGCGGGCCGCTCCCCCGGCTCCTGCGGTTCTCGCCGCGGGGCGCCCGCTACGAGCGCATCCTCTGGTTCGTCCCCGATCAGGCCGCGCTCGGGCGGGGGATCGCGACCGTCACGGAGCGCCTGGACGTCGACGGGCGGCTCTGGGTCTGCTGGCCCAAGAAGCGCTCACCCCTGTTCCGTGACCTGACCGAGGATGGCGTGCGCGAGCAGGCCTTCCCGCTCGACCTGGTGGACGTGAAGGTGTGCGCCGTGGACGAGGACTGGTCGGGCCTCGCGCTCGTATTCCGGAAGGAGCGCCGGGCGGCCGTCGCGGCGGGTCGCTGA
- a CDS encoding sulfocyanin-like copper-binding protein, whose amino-acid sequence MKRLALLSAFAFVLAGTACGGSESGETAAAGGEQAAPMEHDMPAAGGETTAAAPTGALTMPDWYSQNGSNVTLGITAGSTNAQNYWNFNGFVGGQGEIVVPVGSTVTINFSNSDPNMAHSLGIEEWRDSFMGAITPNPVFAGAVSSNPGSLTDATMPGESETITFTADQAGRYQMICYIPGHAQIGMWVTFTVSEDGSAGVRQ is encoded by the coding sequence ATGAAGCGTCTCGCTCTTCTGTCTGCTTTCGCCTTCGTCCTCGCCGGCACCGCCTGCGGCGGCTCCGAGTCCGGCGAAACGGCGGCGGCCGGTGGTGAGCAGGCCGCGCCGATGGAGCACGATATGCCGGCCGCCGGTGGGGAGACCACCGCCGCCGCGCCCACGGGTGCGTTGACCATGCCCGACTGGTACAGCCAGAACGGCTCGAACGTCACGCTCGGCATCACCGCCGGGTCCACGAACGCGCAGAACTACTGGAACTTCAACGGTTTCGTGGGCGGCCAGGGCGAGATCGTCGTGCCCGTCGGCTCGACGGTGACCATCAACTTCAGCAACAGCGACCCGAACATGGCGCACAGCCTCGGGATCGAGGAGTGGCGTGACAGCTTCATGGGCGCCATCACCCCGAACCCGGTGTTCGCCGGTGCCGTGTCCAGCAACCCGGGCTCGCTGACCGACGCCACCATGCCCGGTGAGTCCGAGACGATCACCTTCACGGCGGATCAGGCCGGTCGGTACCAGATGATCTGCTACATCCCCGGCCATGCCCAGATCGGCATGTGGGTGACCTTCACGGTCTCCGAGGACGGCTCGGCCGGCGTGCGTCAGTAG
- a CDS encoding DinB family protein produces the protein MSVRPSRRAVGAAFVFLPMLSSGCGGSPEQAAAEPAAETSVAAFDAMSELASAVNQVQDKMVALAEAIPEDRYDWRPGEGVRSVAEVFMHVAADNYVLAIPAGTPAPAATGITMDYAGTVVPYENRSADKAEIVADLRASFQHLLGAMDRARDADAPADMFGRSSTVGALWVMTTTHMHEHLGQAIAYARSNGVVPPWSQ, from the coding sequence ATGTCCGTCAGACCGTCTCGCCGCGCGGTGGGCGCCGCCTTCGTCTTTCTCCCGATGTTGTCGAGCGGGTGCGGCGGATCCCCCGAACAGGCCGCCGCCGAGCCTGCCGCCGAGACCTCGGTGGCGGCGTTCGACGCCATGTCCGAGCTCGCCTCGGCCGTGAACCAGGTGCAGGACAAGATGGTGGCGTTGGCCGAGGCCATCCCGGAGGATCGGTACGACTGGCGGCCTGGCGAGGGCGTGCGCTCCGTCGCCGAGGTCTTCATGCACGTGGCGGCCGACAACTACGTCCTGGCCATCCCGGCCGGTACGCCGGCACCGGCGGCGACCGGCATCACCATGGACTACGCCGGGACGGTGGTTCCCTACGAGAACCGCTCGGCCGACAAGGCGGAGATCGTGGCGGACCTGCGTGCATCCTTCCAGCACCTGCTGGGCGCGATGGATCGCGCCAGGGACGCCGATGCGCCGGCGGACATGTTCGGCCGCAGCTCGACCGTGGGCGCGCTGTGGGTCATGACCACCACGCACATGCACGAGCACCTCGGCCAGGCCATCGCCTACGCGCGCTCCAACGGGGTCGTGCCGCCCTGGAGCCAGTGA